The DNA region CCGTACGCGGTGCTGCTAAGCGCTTCAAAAAAACCGGTAAAGGTGGTTTTAAGCACAAGCACGCTAACCTGCGTCACATTCTGACTAAGAAAGCTACCAAGCGTAAACGTCACCTGCGTCCAAAAGCCATGGTTTCTAAAGGCGATCTGGGCCTGGTTATCGCGTGCCTGCCGTACGCATAAGTCGTTTCGTTTAACTTTTTTAACTTAGAATAGATACAGGAGAGCACACATGGCTCGCGTAAAACGTGGTGTAATTGCACGTGCACGTCACAAGAAAATTTTGAAACAAGCTAAAGGCTACTACGGTGCGCGTTCACGCGTTTACCGCGTTGCCTTCCAGGCTGTTATCAAAGCAGGCCAGTACGCTTACCGTGACCGTCGTCAGCGTAAGCGTCAGTTCCGTCAACTGTGGATTGCGCGTATCAACGCAGCAGCACGTCAGAACGGTATTTCTTACAGCAAATTCATCAACGGCCTGAAAAAAGCCTCTGTTGAAATCGACCGTAAGATCCTGGCTGACATCGCAGTATTCGACAAAGTAGCGTTCACCGCTCTGGTCGAAAAAGCGAAAGCAGCACTGGCATAAGCCAGTTGAGAGAGGGAGCCTTGCTCCCTCTTTTCATTTAACACCATCCGAACATTGACTTTTACCCGTCCAGGCTTTTCAATAAGGTCTTAACGGTTTTTACCAGACAAGGTAACGCAAGCATGAATGCTGCTATTTTCCGCTTCTTCTTTTACTTTAGCACCTGATTTCAGGAGGCTAGCGCGTGAAAGATGAAACGAAAAACAGCGCCAGATAAGCCTCCCGATGGAGGCTTTTTTTGTGCCTGAATTTGAGAGAATAACTCCACCAAATCGGTGTCTGCACCGACATAATGAGGAAAATCATGTCACATCTCGCAGAGCTGGTTGCCAGTGCAACAGCCGCCATTAATCAGGCCTCAGATGTTGCCGCGTTAGACAATGTCCGCGTCGAATATCTTGGGAAGAAAGGGCACTTGACCCTTCAGATGACAACCCTGCGTGAGCTGCCGCCAGAAGAGCGCCCGGCAGCGGGTGCGGTGATTAACGAAGCCAAAGAGCAGGTACAGCAGGCGCTGAACGCGCGCAAAGCCGAGCTGGAAAGCGCGGTGCTGAATGCGCGTCTGGCCGCAGAGACAATCGACGTTTCCCTGCCGGGTCGCCGTATTGAAAACGGTGGTCTGCATCCGGTTACCCGCACCATCGACCGCATTGAAAGTTTCTTCGGTGAGCTCGGCTTTACCGTGGCGACTGGCCCGGAAATCGAAGATGATTACCATAACTTCGACGCCCTGAACATTCCTGGCCATCATCCGGCACGCGCTGACCACGACACTTTCTGGTTCGACGCTACGCGTCTTCTGCGTACTCAGACCTCCGGCGTTCAGATCCGTACCATGAAGGACCAGGAGCCACCCATCCGCATTATCGCGCCGGGCCGCGTCTATCGTAACGACTACGATCAGACCCATACCCCAATGTTCCACCAGATGGAAGGTCTGATTGTTGATAAAAACATCAGCTTCACCAACCTGAAGGGCACGCTGCACGATTTCCTGAACAACTTCTTTGAGGAAGATCTGCAGGTTCGTTTCCGTCCGTCCTACTTCCCGTTCACCGAACCGTCTGCGGAAGTTGACGTGATGGGCAAAAACGGCAAATGGCTGGAAGTGCTGGGCTGCGGCATGGTGCATCCAAACGTGCTGCGCAACGTGGGGATCGATCCGGAAGTTTACTCCGGCTTTGCCTTCGGCATGGGCATGGAGCGTCTGACCATGCTGCGCTACGGCGTAACCGACTTACGTGCGTTCTTCGAAAACGATCTGCGTTTCCTCAAACAGTTTAAATAAGGGCAGGACAGAACAATGAAATTCAGTGAACTGTGGTTACGCGAATGGGTGAACACCACGCTGGACAGCGACGCGCTGTCTAACCAGATCACCATGGCGGGTCTGGAAGTGGACGGCGTTGAGCCGGTTTCCGGTGCCTTCAACGGCGTGGTCGTCGGCGAAGTGGTCGAGTGCGGCCAGCACCCTAACGCCGACAAACTGCGCGTGACAAAAGTGAACGTGGGCGGTGAGCGCCTGCTGGATATCGTCTGCGGTGCGCCAAACTGCCGTCAGGGGCTGAAGGTGGCCGTGGCGACCGTCGGTGCAGTGCTGCCGGGCGATTTCAAAATCAAAGCGGCTAAGCTGCGCGGTGAGCCGTCGGAAGGCATGCTGTGCTCCTTCTCCGAGCTGGGTATTTCCGACGATCACAACGGCATCATTGAGCTGCCGCTGGATGCGCCGATCGGTACCGATATCCGTGAATACCTCAAGCTTGACGACAACACCATCGAAATCAGCGTCACGCCAAACCGTGCTGACTGCTTAGGCATCATCGGCGTGGCGCGCGACGTGGCCGTGCTGAACCAGACCGAGCTGAACGCGCCGGAGATCGTACCGGTAGAAGCGACCATCAGTGACGTGCTGCCTATTCAGGTTGACGCTGCGGATGCCTGCCCGCGCTACCTCGGCCGCGTGGTAAAAGGCATCAACGTGAAAGCGCCAACGCCGCTGTGGATGAAAGAGAAGCTGCGCCGCTGCGGCATCCGCTCTATCGACGCCGTGGTTGACGTGACCAACTACGTTCTGCTGGAGCTGGGCCAGCCAATGCACGCGTTCGATAAAGATCGTATCGACGGCGGCATCGTTGTGCGCATGGCGAAAGAGGGGGAAACCCTGGTTCTGCTGGACGGCAGCGAAGCGAAGCTGAACGCCGATACCCTGGTGATTGCTGACCACAGCAAAGCGCTGGCGATGGGCGGTATCTTCGGCGGCGAGCACTCGGGCGTGAATGATGAGACGCAAAACGTCCTGCTGGAGTGCGCGTTCTTCAGCCCGCTCTCCATCACCGGTCGCGCGCGCCGTCACGGCCTGCACACCGATGCGTCTCACCGCTACGAGCGCGGCGTAGACCCGGCGCTACAGTACAACGCGATGGAGCGTGCAACCCGCCTGCTGATCGACATCTGCGGTGGCGAAGCGGGCCCGGTTATTGACGTTACCCACGAAGCGACCCTGCCGAAGCGCGCGACCATTACCCTGCGCCGCAGCAAGCTGGACCGCCTGATTGGTCACCACGTTGCCGATGCCCAGGTGACCGACATTCTGACGCGTCTGGGCTGCGAAGTGACCGAAGGCCAGGACGAGTGGAAAGCCGTTGCGCCATCCTGGCGTTTCGACATGGAAATTGAAGAAGACCTGGTGGAAGAAGTGGCCCGCGTTTACGGCTACAACAACATCCCTGACGAGCCAGTCCA from Enterobacter chengduensis includes:
- the rpmI gene encoding 50S ribosomal protein L35 codes for the protein MPKIKTVRGAAKRFKKTGKGGFKHKHANLRHILTKKATKRKRHLRPKAMVSKGDLGLVIACLPYA
- the rplT gene encoding 50S ribosomal protein L20; this encodes MARVKRGVIARARHKKILKQAKGYYGARSRVYRVAFQAVIKAGQYAYRDRRQRKRQFRQLWIARINAAARQNGISYSKFINGLKKASVEIDRKILADIAVFDKVAFTALVEKAKAALA
- the pheM gene encoding pheST operon leader peptide PheM; protein product: MNAAIFRFFFYFST
- the pheS gene encoding phenylalanine--tRNA ligase subunit alpha, translating into MSHLAELVASATAAINQASDVAALDNVRVEYLGKKGHLTLQMTTLRELPPEERPAAGAVINEAKEQVQQALNARKAELESAVLNARLAAETIDVSLPGRRIENGGLHPVTRTIDRIESFFGELGFTVATGPEIEDDYHNFDALNIPGHHPARADHDTFWFDATRLLRTQTSGVQIRTMKDQEPPIRIIAPGRVYRNDYDQTHTPMFHQMEGLIVDKNISFTNLKGTLHDFLNNFFEEDLQVRFRPSYFPFTEPSAEVDVMGKNGKWLEVLGCGMVHPNVLRNVGIDPEVYSGFAFGMGMERLTMLRYGVTDLRAFFENDLRFLKQFK
- the pheT gene encoding phenylalanine--tRNA ligase subunit beta gives rise to the protein MKFSELWLREWVNTTLDSDALSNQITMAGLEVDGVEPVSGAFNGVVVGEVVECGQHPNADKLRVTKVNVGGERLLDIVCGAPNCRQGLKVAVATVGAVLPGDFKIKAAKLRGEPSEGMLCSFSELGISDDHNGIIELPLDAPIGTDIREYLKLDDNTIEISVTPNRADCLGIIGVARDVAVLNQTELNAPEIVPVEATISDVLPIQVDAADACPRYLGRVVKGINVKAPTPLWMKEKLRRCGIRSIDAVVDVTNYVLLELGQPMHAFDKDRIDGGIVVRMAKEGETLVLLDGSEAKLNADTLVIADHSKALAMGGIFGGEHSGVNDETQNVLLECAFFSPLSITGRARRHGLHTDASHRYERGVDPALQYNAMERATRLLIDICGGEAGPVIDVTHEATLPKRATITLRRSKLDRLIGHHVADAQVTDILTRLGCEVTEGQDEWKAVAPSWRFDMEIEEDLVEEVARVYGYNNIPDEPVQAGLVMGKHREADLSLKRVKTMLNDKGYQEVITYSFVDPKLQQLIHPGQEALILPSPISSEMSAMRLSLWTGLLGTVVYNQNRQQNRVRIFESGLRFVPDNQANLGIRQDLMLAGAISGNRYEEHWDLAKGTVDFYDMKGDLEAILDLTGKLSEIEFRAEAIPALHPGQSAAIYLDGKRVGFIGVVHPELERKLDLNGRTIVFELEWSPVADRVIPQAQDVSRFPANRRDIAVVVAENVPAADILAECKKVGVNQVVGVNLFDVYRGKGVAEGFKSLAISLILQDTSRTLEEEEIAATVAKCVEALKERFQASLRD